A window from Fusarium musae strain F31 chromosome 8, whole genome shotgun sequence encodes these proteins:
- a CDS encoding hypothetical protein (EggNog:ENOG41) has translation MAKFSVSPATLSPLRTTLSTPCSRTRLSLGQVRHATFIPRPRRPYTFTQLVTLSDGSAYTMRTTSPLPIYRATKDTRNTLLWQPSEKSLKNVELDEAGKLAAFRERYGRAYDASHAEEGEGAAETADEGYADLITGYAPTQDANAMRDSGPKKQAKKRK, from the coding sequence ATGGCCAAGTTCTCAGTGTCACCGGCGACTCTCTCGCCTCTACGAACAactctctcaacaccatgctCACGAACCCGCCTGTCCCTCGGCCAAGTCCGTCATGCCACATTTATTCCTCGACCACGCCGACCATACACATTCACCCAGCTCGTCACTCTATCTGACGGCTCTGCATACACCATGCGAACGACTTCACCATTGCCCATTTACCGCGCTACAAAGGACACACGCAACACATTGTTGTGGCAGCCATCTGAGAAGTCACTCAAGAACGTCGAGCTCGATGAGGCTGGTAAACTTGCTGCTTTCCGAGAACGCTACGGCCGTGCCTACGATGCTTCTCATGCTGAGGAGGGTGAAGGTGCTGCCGAGACAGCTGATGAAGGTTATGCGGACCTTATCACCGGATATGCGCCAACACAAGATGCGAACGCTATGAGGGATTCAGGACCTAAGAAGCAGGctaagaaaagaaagtaa
- a CDS encoding hypothetical protein (EggNog:ENOG41), which produces MDVEESPWADSSRAASQQASQPEAAASQSSNPAPSASSSAPRPSRGPRRLVAQPTRLEAVDDPLGPLGAATEDNGSAQDAPPVPPQKEQMVIRTTMPQPQQQRRPADPHHIDDDENDGPKVPRAPPPVEAAQPSAVRSSNQPSVSVEQAAKPTFQITVGDPHKVGDLTSSHIVYSVRTKTTSKGYKQPEFEVKRRYRDFLWLYTTLHGNNPGIVVPPPPEKQAVGRFDSNFVESRRAALEKMLNKTAIHPTLQHDPDLKLFLESETFNVDVKHKERREPIPTESKGVLGSLGINVGGGNKFVEQDDWFHDRKVYLDALENQLKGLLKAMETMVSQRKMMAEAAGDFSASLHALSTVELSPSLSGPLDALSELQLTIRDVYDRQAQQDVLTFGIILEEYIRLIGSVKQAFGQRQKAFYSWHAAESELQKKKATQDKLLRQGKSQQDRLNQMSAEVGESERKVHQARLLFEDMGRLMRSELDRFEKEKVEDFKSGVETFLESAVEAQKEASTLIEKWETFLMQLDAEDDESVFYRPPVYQQQQQKGGDTAVDRARARIDEDSD; this is translated from the exons ATGGACGTCGAAGAATCGCCTTGGGCCGACTCATCACGGGCCGCATCGCAACAGGCATCGCAGCCTGAAGCCGCGGCCTCGCAATCGTCCAACCCAGCTCCCTCGGCTTCCTCGTCGGCCCCTCGTCCATCAAGAGGACCACGTCGGCTGGTCGCTCAACCCACACGTCTCGAAGCTGTCGATGATCCTCTCGGTCCCCTCGGCGCCGCCACCGAAGACAATGGCTCTGCCCAGGATGCCCCTCCGGTGCCTCCGCAAAAGGAGCAGATGGTGATTCGTACCACCATGCCGCAgccccagcagcagcgacgACCTGCGGATCCTCACCATAtcgacgatgacgagaacGATGGGCCAAAGGTTCCTCGCGCACCTCCTCCCGTTGAGGCTGCCCAGCCCAGTGCCGTCAGGAGCAGCAATCAGCCGAGCGTTAGTGTTGAGCAAGCTGCCAAGCCCACGTTCCAGATTACGGTTGGAGATCCTCACAAAGTTGGCGATCTGACAAGTTCCCACATTGTCTATTCCGTTCGAACCAAG ACCACTTCCAAGGGATATAAACAGCCCGAGTTCGAAGTCAAGCGCCGATATCGCGATTTTCTCTGGCTTTACACGACTCTCCATGGCAACAACCCTGGAATTGTGGTTCCACCTCCTCCTGAGAAGCAGGCTGTCGGTCGCTTCGACAGCAATTTTGTTGAGAGCCGACGagctgctcttgagaagatgcttAACAAGACCGCGATACACCCTACGCTCCAGCACGATCCCGATCTGAAGCTTTTTTTGGAAAGCGAAACTTTCAATGTGGACGTCAAGCACAAGGAGAGGCGGGAGCCCATTCCTACCGAGAGCAAGGGTGTGCTTGGGTCTCTGGGTATCAACGTTGGAGGCGGAAACAAGTTTGTGGAACAGGATGACTGGTTCCATGATCGCAAGGTCTATCTCGATGCTCTCGAGAATCAGCTCAAGGGACTTCTCAAGGCTATGGAGACCATGGTCAGCCAACGTAAGATGATGGCCGAGGCAGCTGGTGACTTCTCAGCTTCCCTCCACGCACTCTCCACCGTTGAATTGTCACCCTCACTATCAGGCCCCCTTGATGCTCTTTCCGAGCTCCAGCTTACTATTCGAGATGTGTATGACCGCCAGGCCCAGCAGGATGTTCTGACATTCGGCATTATTCTCGAGGAGTACATTCGCCTCATCGGGTCAGTCAAGCAGGCATTTGGCCAGCGACAAAAGGCGTTCTATTCATGGCATGCTGCGGAGTCGGAActacagaagaagaaggctacaCAGGACAAGCTTTTGAGACAAGGAAAGAGTCAGCAAGACCGACTCAACCAAATGAGCGCTGAAGTTGGCGAGTCAGAGCGCAAGGTTCACCAGGCCAGGCTTCTTTTCGAGGATATGGGCCGGTTGATGAGAAGCGAGCTTGATCGatttgagaaggagaaagtgGAAGACTTCAAGAGTGGTGTTGAGACATTCCTTGAAAGCGCAGTTGAGGCGCAAAAGGAGGCGAGTACA CTTATCGAGAAGTGGGAGACATTCTTGATGCAACTTGACGCTGAAGACGACGAGTCAGTATTTTACAGACCACCAGTataccagcaacagcagcaaaagGGAGGCGATACTGCGGTTGACCGCGCTCGGGCGAGGATAGACGAAGACTCGGACTAG
- a CDS encoding hypothetical protein (EggNog:ENOG41) — protein MASPNDVEMTGAESSRNEPFTIEENIRQLNAIDQQIIQLMKHTATALNALTIPKSTETDQNMDPSAEPTKPSLDPGTQKEAFASATDQFFQALHTVDVKIKRQVMALEEANIISLAPPPRLNKTGPIIPQPTPNGVGAVGNIGAGWLNSRGTRVERDMEAELWGKAKEILKEKEAKLESGSG, from the coding sequence ATGGCTTCCCCAAATGATGTGGAGATGACTGGTGCCGAATCATCACGCAACGAGCCATTCACTATTGAAGAGAACATCCGCCAGCTAAATGCCATCGACCAACAAATCATCCAGCTCATGAAACACACTGCCACAGCACTCAACGCACTCACAATACCAAAATCCACAGAAACCGACCAGAACATGGATCCATCAGCTGAACCTACAAAGCCATCACTAGATCCTGGTACACAAAAAGAAGCCTTCGCTTCTGCGACAGATCAGTTCTTCCAGGCACTTCACACCGTCGATGTCAAGATCAAACGCCAGGTCATGGCACTCGAGGAAGCCAATATCATCAGTCTTGCTCCACCGCCTCGCCTGAATAAGACGGGTCCCATCATCCCACAACCAACGCCCAACGGAGTGGGAGCTGTGGGCAACATCGGAGCGGGCTGGTTGAACAGTCGAGGGACAAGAGTTGAGAGGGATATGGAGGCAGAGCTCTGGGGAAAGGCAAAGGAAAttttgaaggagaaggaa
- a CDS encoding hypothetical protein (EggNog:ENOG41) yields the protein MSSFTSLTLAPTPLVTFNIATPSRTLDAIRASGGFNVHVLSGDERGANVASHFTKGNFGGNAFKGLDYTQEGDEAPVLREDGVMFALRCRVLQDAPEGGLLRVRDHVIVVGEVVEMVRVAEEEDEDFGLVYADRKYREVGVVLE from the coding sequence ATGTCGTCTTTTACATCATTAACACTCGCACCTACACCTCTCGTCACGTTCAACATTGCCACGCCGAGCAGAACACTGGACGCTATAAGAGCAAGCGGTGGTTTCAACGTACACGTCCTATCAGGGGATGAGCGGGGCGCAAATGTTGCGAGTCACTTTACAAAAGGCAATTTTGGAGGGAATGCATTCAAGGGACTGGATTACACCCAAGAAGGCGACGAGGCGCCTGTACTAAGAGAGGACGGCGTCATGTTTGCTCTTCGGTGTAGGGTACTCCAAGATGCGCCAGAGGGAGGGCtcttgagagtgagagatCATGTTATTGTTGTGGGAGAGGTTGTAGAGATGGTGAGGGTtgcggaagaggaggacgaggacttTGGGCTTGTCTATGCGGATAGAAAGTATAGAGAGGTTGGAGTGGTGTTGGAGAT